Proteins from a genomic interval of Euzebyales bacterium:
- a CDS encoding pyridoxamine 5'-phosphate oxidase family protein, translating to MTRNKHRIIVLDGDTCLRLISSHPSRLGRVAFAEGGDADWPTVLPVNYAYIDGVVYFRTFEGSKLYAALRHQRVAFEVDHVDESWREGWSVLARGALAVVRDRGVIAAADAQLESWAAGEDEQLVSLTIDGATGRRVVGPPTG from the coding sequence ATGACGCGCAACAAGCACCGGATCATCGTGCTCGACGGCGACACATGCCTTCGGCTCATCTCCTCCCACCCGTCCCGGCTCGGGCGGGTCGCGTTCGCCGAGGGCGGCGACGCCGACTGGCCGACGGTTCTGCCGGTCAACTACGCCTACATCGACGGCGTCGTGTACTTCCGCACGTTCGAGGGGTCCAAGTTGTACGCGGCGCTGCGGCACCAGCGTGTCGCGTTCGAGGTCGACCACGTCGACGAGTCGTGGCGCGAGGGATGGAGCGTCCTCGCGCGGGGCGCGCTGGCCGTCGTCCGCGATCGTGGCGTCATCGCTGCCGCCGACGCGCAGCTGGAGTCGTGGGCGGCCGGCGAGGACGAACAGCTCGTCTCGCTTACGATCGACGGCGCCACCGGCAGGCGGGTCGTGGGCCCACCCACCGGCTGA
- a CDS encoding hemolysin family protein: MGDATALWLTLGLLAGNAFFVGAEFALISARRSQIEPLATHGGRRARTTLWAMEHVSLMLAGAQLGITVCSLGLGAVGEPAIAHLLEGPFEAVGMPPSLLHPVAFAVALSIVVYLHMVLGEMVPKNVALSVPERSALWLGPPLATIVRLTKPIIWLLNASANGVLRLMRVEPRDEVSSAFTADEVAAMLAESRREGLLDHEEHELLTGALQYEQVKAGDLLIGTEDLISIDPDVTAEEIEELVARTGFSRIPIRDDDAGPRSYLHVKDVLDLEPDQQVPRERFRELPQIPAGATVDEIVEQLQRTGSHLGLVSDGATVLGVVALEDAIEALIGEVVDAAHTGAAE; encoded by the coding sequence ATGGGTGACGCGACCGCACTGTGGCTCACGCTCGGCCTGCTGGCAGGCAACGCGTTCTTCGTCGGTGCCGAGTTCGCACTCATCTCGGCCCGCCGCAGCCAGATCGAGCCGCTGGCCACCCACGGGGGACGACGTGCGCGTACGACGCTGTGGGCGATGGAGCACGTCTCGCTGATGCTCGCGGGCGCGCAGCTGGGGATCACCGTGTGCTCGCTCGGGCTGGGTGCCGTCGGCGAGCCGGCGATCGCCCATCTGCTGGAGGGACCCTTCGAGGCCGTCGGCATGCCGCCGTCGTTGCTGCATCCCGTGGCGTTCGCGGTGGCGCTGAGCATCGTCGTGTACCTGCACATGGTGCTCGGTGAGATGGTCCCCAAGAACGTCGCGCTGTCGGTGCCAGAGCGCTCGGCGCTGTGGCTCGGCCCACCGTTGGCCACGATCGTGCGGTTGACCAAGCCGATCATCTGGCTGCTCAACGCCAGCGCCAACGGCGTGCTCCGCCTCATGCGGGTCGAACCCCGCGACGAGGTCTCTTCGGCGTTCACCGCCGACGAGGTCGCCGCGATGCTGGCCGAGTCCCGCCGCGAGGGCCTGCTGGACCACGAGGAGCACGAACTGCTCACGGGTGCGTTGCAGTACGAGCAGGTCAAGGCGGGTGACCTGCTGATCGGCACGGAGGACCTCATCTCGATCGATCCCGACGTCACGGCTGAGGAGATCGAGGAGCTCGTCGCGCGCACGGGGTTCTCGCGTATCCCTATCCGCGACGATGATGCGGGGCCGCGCTCCTATCTGCACGTCAAGGACGTGCTCGACCTCGAGCCCGACCAGCAGGTGCCGCGCGAGCGCTTCAGGGAACTGCCGCAGATCCCGGCGGGCGCGACCGTCGACGAGATCGTCGAACAGCTGCAACGTACGGGTAGTCACCTCGGTCTGGTGTCAGACGGTGCCACCGTGCTCGGCGTCGTCGCGCTCGAGGACGCGATCGAGGCACTGATCGGTGAGGTCGTCGACGCCGCCCACACCGGCGCGGCAGAGTGA